In Trichocoleus desertorum NBK24, the following are encoded in one genomic region:
- a CDS encoding DEAD/DEAH box helicase, with protein sequence MSDRAYHRLAPFIQEYIYSHGWTDLRQVQAEACQVIFETDAHLLIAAGTAAGKTEAAFLPVLTLLHEAPPKTIGAMYIGPIKALINDQFDRLNDLLKEADIPVWAWHGDVAQSQKQKLLKHPRGVLQITPESLESLLINQSKNLDRLFGELRFVVIDEIHAFIGSERGCQILCQLARLAKLTQNHPRRIGLSATLGDYGLAEDWLRSGTQQSVITPEVKVAQRTLHLSLEHFYRSEPIRAKGDNRDAAFSPYQNYLFNQTQSRKCLIFANNRTAAEEAIATLRQAATAKGLPDIYHVHHGSISATLRAAAEDAMRAPTPAVTAATVTFEMGIDIGQLERVIQLESPPSVASFLQRLGRSGRRGTPADMRFVCVEDPIAAPEFLPDQIPWQLLQTIAILQLYLEERWIEPIQPLQYPLSLLYHQTMSTLVALGELSPAALAQQVLTLPSFRAIAPEEFRQLLRHLIEIDHIQKTAEGTLIVGLAGERVVRNFKFYATFPDSEEYTVQEGTTAIGSIALPPDVGDRVALAGRSWQVLEIDDKTKTVFVQPSAGAASSAWQGGGGTLHTKVLQRMRQVLFEDAEYRYLQPGAKERLQSARQWARRVELDRHHLLQLDDRSCCIFPWLGTTAYRTLERYLKLCCRDSLKIKGIGGRSPYFFTVQLGKAKLENLLCEIVAIADGRLVADELLGPDEVPRLQKYDEYVPPELLRKAFTLDHLNTVELGSVVRQWSE encoded by the coding sequence ATGAGCGATCGCGCCTATCACCGCTTAGCCCCATTTATTCAGGAATATATTTATAGCCACGGCTGGACAGACTTGCGGCAAGTGCAGGCGGAAGCGTGCCAGGTGATTTTTGAAACGGATGCTCATCTGTTGATTGCAGCAGGGACGGCGGCGGGCAAAACTGAAGCAGCATTTTTGCCAGTGCTGACCTTGCTGCATGAGGCACCCCCCAAAACGATTGGCGCAATGTACATTGGGCCGATCAAAGCGCTAATTAATGACCAATTCGATCGCCTGAATGATTTATTAAAAGAAGCGGATATTCCGGTATGGGCTTGGCATGGAGATGTGGCGCAGAGCCAGAAACAAAAGCTGCTGAAGCATCCTAGAGGCGTGCTGCAAATTACACCCGAATCATTGGAAAGCTTGTTGATTAATCAGAGCAAAAACCTCGATCGCCTGTTTGGTGAATTGCGGTTTGTGGTAATTGATGAAATCCATGCCTTTATTGGTTCAGAACGGGGCTGTCAAATTCTCTGCCAACTAGCGCGACTGGCAAAGCTGACACAAAACCATCCTCGTCGCATTGGTTTATCCGCCACGCTAGGAGATTACGGGTTAGCCGAAGATTGGTTGCGATCGGGCACTCAGCAATCAGTGATCACGCCAGAAGTGAAGGTTGCGCAACGTACCCTGCATTTATCTCTGGAGCATTTCTACCGCTCAGAGCCAATCCGAGCCAAAGGAGACAATCGAGATGCAGCGTTTAGCCCCTACCAAAATTATTTATTTAACCAAACGCAGTCGCGGAAGTGTCTGATTTTTGCCAACAACCGCACTGCTGCGGAAGAAGCGATCGCCACTCTCCGCCAAGCCGCAACTGCTAAGGGCTTACCCGACATCTATCATGTGCATCATGGCAGTATCTCCGCCACCTTACGGGCAGCAGCAGAAGATGCGATGCGGGCTCCCACTCCCGCCGTGACAGCAGCAACCGTCACCTTTGAGATGGGAATTGATATTGGACAACTAGAGCGGGTGATTCAACTGGAGTCTCCGCCTTCGGTTGCCAGCTTTTTGCAAAGACTAGGGCGATCGGGGCGACGGGGCACACCAGCGGATATGCGCTTTGTCTGTGTGGAAGATCCGATCGCAGCCCCGGAATTCTTGCCCGATCAGATTCCCTGGCAACTGCTGCAAACGATCGCGATCCTTCAGCTTTATTTGGAAGAACGCTGGATTGAACCAATTCAACCCTTGCAATATCCGTTGAGTCTGCTCTATCACCAAACCATGAGCACATTGGTCGCTTTGGGAGAGTTGTCCCCCGCTGCCTTGGCTCAGCAAGTGCTCACGCTGCCGAGTTTTCGGGCGATCGCTCCAGAAGAATTTCGCCAACTTCTACGCCACCTGATCGAGATTGACCACATTCAAAAAACTGCCGAAGGCACGCTAATTGTGGGGCTGGCAGGGGAACGAGTGGTGCGGAACTTCAAGTTCTACGCCACCTTTCCTGATAGTGAAGAATACACAGTGCAGGAAGGAACCACAGCAATTGGTAGTATTGCGTTGCCGCCGGATGTGGGCGATCGCGTGGCTCTAGCGGGGCGATCGTGGCAAGTGCTAGAAATTGACGACAAAACCAAAACAGTATTTGTGCAACCCAGCGCTGGGGCTGCCAGTAGTGCTTGGCAAGGAGGGGGTGGCACATTGCATACCAAGGTGTTGCAACGCATGCGCCAAGTGCTATTTGAGGATGCCGAGTATCGTTACTTGCAACCAGGCGCGAAGGAACGACTGCAAAGTGCTCGGCAATGGGCTAGACGGGTCGAACTCGATCGCCACCATTTACTCCAACTGGACGACCGAAGCTGTTGCATTTTTCCCTGGCTAGGCACCACCGCTTACCGCACATTAGAACGATACCTGAAGCTCTGCTGCCGAGACTCCTTGAAGATCAAAGGGATTGGGGGGCGATCGCCTTACTTCTTCACTGTGCAACTGGGCAAAGCCAAGCTGGAAAACTTGCTTTGCGAGATTGTCGCGATCGCAGATGGCAGGCTGGTAGCTGACGAACTACTGGGGCCAGATGAGGTACCGAGGCTACAAAAATATGACGAATATGTACCTCCAGAACTTTTGCGTAAAGCCTTCACCCTGGATCATCTAAATACTGTGGAGTTAGGGAGCGTCGTGCGGCAGTGGTCTGAATGA
- a CDS encoding GerMN domain-containing protein, whose translation MFNLRNSLFSCLAIATLAGISLSDSRPTNANPVDNVAQASTVAATTNTKPVKVFFPTSRSQQDFSYVAPVVRRTQTQGVAQFAIEQLVAGPTSQERQQGFRAPLNLQGSSNCGRDFKLVVSTGVAKLQFCKQVVSNGIGDDARIKSSITTTLKQFPSINSVVLLDRNGNCLNDQSGNNRCLQQS comes from the coding sequence ATGTTTAATTTACGTAACTCTCTCTTCTCTTGTTTAGCGATCGCTACCCTCGCCGGAATTAGCCTCTCTGACAGCCGTCCCACAAACGCTAACCCTGTTGACAACGTAGCCCAAGCCTCGACTGTTGCTGCTACAACCAACACCAAGCCAGTCAAAGTGTTTTTCCCCACCAGCCGTAGCCAACAAGATTTTTCTTACGTGGCTCCTGTAGTACGACGCACCCAAACTCAAGGGGTGGCCCAATTTGCCATTGAGCAATTAGTCGCAGGCCCAACCAGTCAAGAAAGACAACAAGGTTTTAGAGCCCCACTCAATTTGCAAGGCAGCTCTAACTGTGGTCGAGACTTTAAGCTAGTTGTCTCTACAGGTGTTGCCAAGTTGCAATTCTGTAAGCAAGTGGTATCCAACGGCATTGGCGATGATGCTCGAATCAAAAGCTCAATTACCACCACATTGAAGCAATTCCCTAGCATCAATTCAGTGGTACTTCTCGATCGCAACGGCAACTGCTTGAACGACCAAAGTGGTAACAATCGCTGTTTGCAGCAGAGTTAA
- a CDS encoding IS5 family transposase: MGKSYPSNLTRAEYEFLSDLIPEAKPGGRPRSIEMWAVLNAIFYVLVEGCRWRALPGDFPAWQTVYTYFRNWRKDGTWIVIHDRLREWTRIEVDRQPSPSEAILDSQSVKTAAGVSEQVGFDSGKVIKGRKRFISVDTLGLVLRVFVTAASVGERAGGKRVLKRVKRMDKAVFRLTTIWVDGGFDGAPFLMWVMDVCRWIIQVVLRPEQTKGFVLLKKRWVVERTFGWLMHCRRLVRDYELLPETSETLIYLAMIRIMVKRLA; the protein is encoded by the coding sequence ATGGGTAAATCCTATCCCAGTAATCTGACCCGTGCCGAATACGAATTTCTCAGTGACCTGATTCCAGAAGCAAAACCCGGTGGTCGCCCACGCAGCATCGAGATGTGGGCAGTTCTCAATGCCATCTTCTACGTCCTAGTCGAGGGGTGTCGTTGGCGAGCGTTGCCGGGAGACTTTCCGGCATGGCAGACGGTGTATACCTATTTTCGCAACTGGCGCAAGGACGGCACTTGGATTGTGATTCATGACCGCTTACGTGAGTGGACGCGCATCGAAGTGGATCGCCAGCCCAGTCCCTCTGAAGCGATCCTCGACTCGCAAAGTGTCAAAACGGCGGCAGGGGTGAGCGAACAGGTGGGATTTGACAGTGGCAAAGTGATCAAGGGGCGCAAGCGGTTTATCAGTGTCGATACCTTGGGACTGGTGCTGCGTGTGTTCGTGACTGCTGCCAGTGTGGGAGAACGAGCAGGGGGCAAACGGGTACTCAAGCGGGTCAAACGGATGGACAAAGCTGTGTTTCGTCTAACCACCATTTGGGTCGATGGTGGCTTTGATGGCGCACCGTTCCTAATGTGGGTGATGGACGTTTGCCGTTGGATTATCCAAGTGGTGCTGCGACCTGAACAAACCAAGGGGTTCGTGCTGCTCAAAAAGCGATGGGTGGTGGAGCGGACATTCGGTTGGTTGATGCACTGTCGTCGTCTAGTGCGTGACTATGAGTTATTGCCAGAGACCTCAGAGACATTAATCTATCTGGCAATGATTCGGATAATGGTCAAGCGATTGGCGTAA
- a CDS encoding IS5 family transposase: MGKSYPSNLTRAEYEFLSDLIPEAKPGGRPRSIEMWAVLNAIFYVLVEGCRWRALPGDFPAWQTVYTYFRNWRKDGTWIVIHDRLREWTRIEVDRQPSPSEAILDSQSVKTAAGVSEQVGFDSGKVIKGRKRFISVDTLGLVLRVFVTAASVGERAGGKRVLKRVKRMDKAVFRLTTIWVDGGFDGAPFLMWVMDVCRWIIQVVLRPEQTKGFVLLKKRWVVERTFGWLMHCRRLVRDYELLPETSETLIYLAMIRIMVKRLA; the protein is encoded by the coding sequence ATGGGTAAATCCTATCCCAGTAATCTGACCCGTGCCGAATACGAATTTCTCAGTGACCTGATTCCAGAAGCAAAACCCGGTGGTCGCCCACGCAGCATCGAGATGTGGGCAGTTCTCAATGCCATCTTCTACGTCCTAGTCGAGGGGTGTCGTTGGCGAGCGTTGCCGGGAGACTTTCCGGCATGGCAGACGGTGTATACCTATTTTCGCAACTGGCGCAAGGACGGCACTTGGATTGTGATTCATGACCGCTTACGTGAGTGGACGCGCATCGAAGTGGATCGCCAGCCCAGTCCCTCTGAAGCGATCCTCGACTCGCAAAGTGTCAAAACGGCGGCAGGGGTGAGCGAACAGGTGGGATTTGACAGTGGCAAAGTGATCAAGGGGCGCAAGCGGTTTATCAGTGTCGATACCTTGGGACTGGTGCTGCGTGTGTTCGTGACTGCTGCCAGTGTGGGAGAACGAGCAGGGGGCAAACGGGTACTCAAGCGGGTCAAACGGATGGACAAAGCTGTGTTTCGTCTAACCACCATTTGGGTCGATGGTGGCTTTGATGGCGCACCGTTCCTAATGTGGGTGATGGACGTTTGCCGTTGGATTATCCAAGTGGTGCTGCGACCTGAACAAACCAAGGGGTTCGTGCTGCTCAAAAAGCGATGGGTGGTGGAGCGGACATTCGGTTGGTTGATGCACTGTCGTCGTCTAGTGCGTGACTATGAGTTATTGCCAGAGACCTCAGAGACATTAATCTATCTGGCAATGATTCGGATAATG
- a CDS encoding cob(I)yrinic acid a,c-diamide adenosyltransferase: MARTGVGIRTAQARSERLAGQIHVYDGAGKGKSQAALGVVLRSIGLGINSSVQTRVLLLRFLKGPGRMYEEDAAIEALQRGFPHLIDQVRTGRAEHFGFDDITRFDRLEAQRGWDVAKGAIASGLYSVVVLDELNPVLDLGLLPVDEVVNTLKRKPEHMEIIATGRAAPPALIDIANLHSEMKPHHHPTAAEQGIDGIEIYTGAGKGKSTSALGKALQAIGKGISQDKSHRVLIIQWLKGGSGYTEDAAIAALQQSYPNLVDHQRCGRDAIVWRGQQQELDYVEAERGWEIARAAIASGLYKTIILDELNPTVDLELLPEEPIVQALLRKPRDTEIIITGRCNNPPAYFDLASVHSEMICHKHYAEQGVDLKRGVDF; the protein is encoded by the coding sequence ATGGCAAGAACTGGCGTTGGCATTCGAACCGCTCAAGCGCGTTCTGAGCGGCTAGCGGGACAAATTCATGTCTACGATGGAGCGGGCAAAGGCAAGTCCCAAGCGGCACTTGGTGTAGTGCTGCGCTCAATTGGTTTGGGCATCAACAGCTCGGTGCAAACCCGTGTCTTACTCTTGCGTTTTCTCAAGGGGCCAGGTCGCATGTACGAAGAAGATGCCGCGATCGAAGCTCTACAACGAGGTTTTCCCCACCTGATTGACCAAGTTCGGACTGGACGAGCTGAGCATTTTGGCTTCGATGACATCACTCGCTTCGATCGCCTAGAAGCCCAGCGAGGGTGGGATGTCGCTAAAGGTGCGATCGCTTCTGGTCTTTACTCAGTCGTCGTGCTGGATGAACTCAACCCAGTGCTTGACTTGGGTCTGCTGCCCGTGGATGAAGTGGTCAACACGCTGAAGCGCAAGCCAGAACACATGGAGATTATTGCCACGGGGCGAGCGGCTCCCCCAGCTTTAATTGACATTGCCAACCTGCACTCAGAAATGAAGCCCCATCACCATCCTACCGCTGCTGAGCAAGGGATTGATGGCATTGAGATCTACACCGGGGCGGGCAAGGGCAAATCTACCAGTGCTTTGGGGAAAGCCCTACAGGCCATTGGTAAAGGGATTAGCCAAGACAAATCTCACCGCGTCTTGATTATCCAATGGTTGAAGGGCGGCTCTGGTTATACCGAAGATGCCGCGATCGCCGCGTTGCAGCAAAGCTACCCCAACTTAGTCGATCATCAACGCTGTGGCCGAGATGCGATTGTGTGGCGGGGCCAGCAGCAAGAGCTTGACTATGTGGAGGCTGAGCGAGGTTGGGAGATTGCGAGAGCCGCGATCGCTTCTGGTCTATACAAAACTATTATCCTGGATGAACTGAATCCGACTGTAGATCTGGAGTTGCTGCCAGAAGAACCAATTGTGCAAGCGCTGTTGCGTAAACCTCGCGACACCGAAATCATTATCACGGGGCGTTGCAATAATCCTCCAGCCTACTTTGATCTCGCTAGTGTCCATTCCGAAATGATTTGCCACAAACACTATGCCGAGCAAGGAGTTGATTTGAAGCGAGGAGTTGATTTTTAG